In Streptomyces alboniger, the following are encoded in one genomic region:
- a CDS encoding prenyltransferase/squalene oxidase repeat-containing protein: protein MTYDVLRNSSGVVSGESDLWCTYAAVRTLTWLGRIGDLPTPGTVGGFLASRQNSDGGYAWSAGMTSDAWATYYCTQAMADLPEGSRGTVGKPSSAWVWSAAHEDGGFAMMPGQASDVWATYYAVRTLVEICDERPPEALFDWLAALQAKDGGLAWSPAHAKDGASDVRACYYAITAWSTATGGQGPLPWDRERLTNWLKDRQGAAGGFTFQEGDGTDCLWATFRATSALRRLDEAPRDPERCVAWIRGRLRPGGSFTRWPGYPVPDVWAAFCGVGALRELGAGLEDLADRVVEAVLSFRTGQGGFTYRTPGLASDVLTTSAHLLAGHFSDTGERDALRWMESCVLPNEQGVMYMPGRGSEVRCTLWALSAGAFRDDDTARAGIADWLAGSIQNPDGGFGYWEGRASDMVSTSAAAEILHWTGGSSAASLRGIAEYVAACETAPGQYANVPGGRPTLRAALQALRALHRTVGADGARVGDALARHRVRGGGYANEGNRVPDLLSSYEAAVAADTFGLEWDAGHLTTFLDSVRTADGGFAWTPLMATSGGPLADCLGRRLELRLSPGQHGLPPLALS from the coding sequence ATGACGTACGACGTGCTGCGGAACTCGTCCGGTGTCGTCTCCGGGGAGTCCGACCTGTGGTGCACCTACGCGGCCGTGCGGACCCTCACCTGGCTCGGCCGCATCGGTGACCTGCCCACCCCCGGGACCGTCGGCGGTTTCCTCGCCTCCCGCCAGAACTCCGACGGCGGTTACGCCTGGTCGGCCGGTATGACCTCCGACGCCTGGGCCACGTACTACTGCACGCAGGCGATGGCAGACCTGCCGGAGGGCAGTCGCGGCACCGTCGGCAAACCGAGTTCCGCATGGGTGTGGAGTGCCGCGCACGAGGACGGCGGGTTCGCGATGATGCCCGGTCAGGCGTCGGACGTGTGGGCCACCTACTACGCCGTGCGCACCCTGGTCGAAATCTGCGATGAGCGGCCACCCGAGGCGCTGTTCGACTGGCTGGCTGCGCTACAGGCGAAGGACGGCGGACTGGCCTGGAGCCCGGCCCACGCGAAGGACGGCGCGTCCGACGTACGGGCCTGCTACTACGCCATCACCGCCTGGAGCACGGCCACCGGTGGACAGGGCCCGCTGCCGTGGGACCGTGAGCGGCTCACGAACTGGCTCAAGGACCGGCAGGGCGCGGCCGGTGGATTCACCTTCCAGGAGGGCGACGGGACGGACTGCCTGTGGGCGACGTTCCGTGCCACGAGCGCGCTTCGGCGCCTCGACGAGGCCCCGCGGGACCCCGAGAGGTGCGTCGCCTGGATCCGGGGCAGGCTGCGGCCGGGCGGGTCGTTCACCCGGTGGCCCGGCTATCCCGTGCCGGACGTGTGGGCCGCGTTCTGCGGAGTGGGTGCGCTGCGGGAGCTGGGCGCGGGTCTGGAGGACCTCGCCGACCGGGTGGTCGAAGCGGTGTTGTCCTTCCGGACCGGCCAGGGCGGATTCACCTACCGCACGCCCGGCCTCGCCTCGGACGTGCTCACCACCTCCGCCCACCTGCTGGCCGGCCACTTCTCCGACACCGGGGAACGGGACGCCCTGCGGTGGATGGAGAGCTGTGTGCTGCCGAACGAGCAGGGAGTCATGTACATGCCTGGTCGGGGGAGTGAGGTGCGGTGCACGCTCTGGGCTCTGTCGGCCGGGGCGTTCCGGGACGACGATACGGCCCGCGCCGGGATCGCGGACTGGCTCGCCGGCTCCATCCAGAACCCCGACGGCGGGTTCGGCTACTGGGAGGGCCGCGCGTCGGACATGGTGTCGACGTCCGCGGCCGCGGAGATCCTCCACTGGACCGGCGGGAGCTCCGCCGCCTCCCTGCGGGGCATCGCCGAGTACGTCGCCGCCTGTGAGACGGCACCCGGCCAGTACGCCAACGTGCCCGGTGGCCGGCCCACGCTGCGCGCCGCCCTGCAAGCACTCAGGGCGCTGCACCGGACCGTCGGGGCGGACGGCGCTCGCGTCGGCGACGCGCTCGCCCGGCACCGGGTCCGCGGCGGCGGATACGCGAACGAGGGCAACCGGGTCCCCGACCTGCTGAGCAGCTACGAAGCCGCGGTGGCGGCGGACACGTTCGGCCTCGAATGGGACGCCGGCCATCTGACGACGTTCCTGGACAGCGTGCGCACGGCGGACGGCGGATTCGCCTGGACCCCCCTGATGGCCACGAGCGGCGGCCCGCTCGCCGACTGCCTGGGACGGCGCCTGGAGCTGCGCCTCTCGCCCGGACAGCACGGGCTGCCACCCCTGGCCCTCTCCTGA
- a CDS encoding phenylacetate--CoA ligase family protein, translating into MKINSRDDLDFMERIQQEVTAHRGAARSDEAYYAAKLAEVWHRAEQTAAYASLGTFSTRAFLDLRATSKDDLKARPLDFLRVPVDAGLKYYQTTGTTGAPTPTPRTARDMIANTVSVAEAWRPMLAGGGHRALILLPSDIVPVADLMVGVCEFLGIPHVKAYPYTTGISDWDRIVGLWEVFRPTVLFVAPGVLLEFSQVIKRRGLLDRLRPSVELLMLLGEVSTPELRAMTGQWWNASAYDASYGSTESGTLAACCAQDRLHLLRGANYFEIANADGIVPPDPGRDGRLVVTPLNNDARPLLRLDMGDEVSLTDGCPCGATVPVVTVHGRGSDGTEIKGSRVRTRDLEGIVYANSDVMGYLIEVDRQATWARLLLERDPGTDREAESAKSDLVQRRTGESLGFRWDEVRFVNRLPVTTKSGGSQKSWKRSNFRVVDEVVPA; encoded by the coding sequence GTGAAGATCAACTCCAGGGATGACCTCGACTTCATGGAGCGGATACAGCAGGAGGTGACCGCTCACCGCGGCGCGGCCCGCTCCGATGAGGCCTACTACGCAGCGAAGCTGGCCGAGGTCTGGCACCGTGCGGAACAGACGGCCGCCTACGCCTCGCTCGGTACGTTCTCGACGCGGGCGTTCCTGGATCTGCGCGCGACGTCCAAGGACGACCTCAAGGCCCGGCCCCTGGACTTCCTGCGGGTACCGGTCGACGCAGGTCTGAAGTACTACCAGACGACAGGGACGACGGGGGCCCCCACGCCCACGCCCCGCACGGCCCGGGACATGATCGCCAACACCGTGTCCGTCGCCGAGGCCTGGCGCCCGATGCTCGCCGGCGGCGGACACCGCGCGCTGATCCTGCTGCCCTCGGACATCGTGCCGGTGGCCGACCTGATGGTCGGCGTCTGCGAGTTCCTCGGAATACCACACGTCAAGGCCTACCCGTACACCACGGGGATCTCCGACTGGGACCGCATCGTCGGCCTGTGGGAGGTGTTCCGGCCGACCGTTCTCTTCGTCGCGCCCGGCGTACTCCTCGAATTCTCCCAGGTCATCAAGAGGCGCGGCCTCCTCGACCGGCTGCGCCCGTCCGTCGAACTCCTCATGCTGCTCGGGGAGGTGAGCACCCCCGAGCTGCGCGCCATGACCGGCCAGTGGTGGAACGCGAGCGCCTACGACGCGAGTTACGGCAGCACGGAGAGCGGCACCCTGGCCGCGTGCTGCGCGCAGGACCGGCTGCACCTGCTGCGCGGGGCCAACTACTTCGAGATCGCGAACGCCGACGGCATCGTGCCCCCCGATCCCGGGCGCGACGGCAGGCTCGTCGTCACCCCGCTCAACAACGACGCCCGGCCCCTCCTCCGGCTCGACATGGGCGACGAGGTGTCCCTGACCGACGGCTGTCCCTGTGGTGCGACCGTCCCGGTGGTCACGGTCCACGGCCGGGGGAGCGACGGAACCGAGATCAAGGGAAGCCGGGTGCGCACCCGCGACCTCGAAGGCATCGTCTACGCGAACAGCGACGTCATGGGCTACCTGATCGAGGTCGACCGGCAGGCCACCTGGGCCAGGTTGCTCCTCGAACGGGACCCGGGCACCGACCGGGAGGCCGAGTCCGCGAAGAGCGACCTCGTCCAGCGGCGCACGGGCGAATCCCTCGGCTTCCGCTGGGACGAAGTCCGGTTCGTCAACCGGCTGCCGGTGACGACGAAGAGCGGCGGTTCCCAGAAGAGCTGGAAGCGCTCCAACTTCCGCGTCGTCGACGAGGTGGTGCCGGCATGA
- a CDS encoding aldehyde dehydrogenase family protein, with the protein MLHIPALGPTGPYRTRNRTTVPDASGSPALELASVPGLVVSHWIDQLRASAPLPVADTAEVLGKAADVFEAQEILGDDLAAHERRTSALTGTPVTVVRECDRLITETLRDVGRAPSAARPTGCAPVGTPLPAAPSAGAAWCRTGDVFAVHAAGNSPGVHAMWLEALALGYRVVVRPSTRDPLTPFRLVTALRQAGVPPTQLVVAPCDHATADLIIERSDRALVYGGQDVVDKYRNRGDVRLQGPGRSKLVVAADADRGVGLGLARTGALYHAGTACTATTGVLVERDPTEFAGELAAALRQAAPAHPLNDAALLPCLPQTEAERLAAAVLDRTKDAVVHLAPRVERLGGEGSLATVTPAVVELESPRNPLLSYEVPFPCVWVAPFERRAVDVLDDSLVLSLHTEDMALVAEATELTAVSNVYRSKPTSWLHPDVPHDGFLGEFLMRAKGLAHSRR; encoded by the coding sequence ATGCTGCATATCCCCGCGCTGGGCCCGACCGGGCCCTACCGGACCCGCAACCGCACCACCGTGCCGGACGCTTCGGGCAGCCCGGCCCTCGAACTGGCGTCAGTCCCCGGCCTGGTCGTCTCCCACTGGATCGACCAGCTGCGCGCGAGCGCGCCCCTGCCCGTCGCGGACACGGCGGAGGTGCTCGGGAAGGCAGCCGACGTCTTCGAGGCCCAGGAGATCCTGGGAGACGACCTGGCGGCCCACGAGCGGCGGACGTCGGCGCTGACGGGCACACCCGTCACCGTCGTGCGCGAGTGCGACCGGCTCATCACCGAGACCCTGCGCGACGTGGGACGGGCGCCGTCAGCGGCTCGGCCCACGGGCTGCGCCCCGGTCGGCACCCCCCTGCCCGCCGCGCCGTCGGCAGGCGCCGCGTGGTGCCGCACCGGAGACGTCTTCGCCGTGCACGCGGCCGGCAACAGCCCGGGGGTGCACGCCATGTGGCTGGAGGCCCTCGCGCTCGGCTACCGGGTCGTCGTCCGCCCCTCCACCCGGGACCCGCTCACCCCCTTCCGCCTCGTCACCGCGCTGCGGCAGGCAGGGGTGCCGCCGACGCAGCTGGTCGTGGCGCCCTGCGACCACGCGACGGCGGATCTGATCATCGAGCGCTCGGACCGGGCCCTGGTGTACGGCGGTCAGGACGTCGTGGACAAGTACCGCAACCGCGGCGACGTCCGGCTGCAAGGCCCGGGCCGTTCGAAACTGGTCGTGGCCGCCGACGCGGACCGGGGCGTCGGTCTCGGCCTCGCGCGAACGGGTGCGCTCTATCACGCGGGCACCGCGTGCACCGCGACCACGGGCGTCCTCGTCGAGCGGGACCCGACGGAATTCGCCGGTGAACTGGCCGCCGCGCTGCGCCAGGCGGCACCGGCCCACCCCCTGAACGACGCGGCCCTGCTGCCGTGCCTGCCGCAGACCGAGGCGGAACGCCTCGCGGCGGCGGTCCTGGACCGGACGAAGGACGCGGTCGTGCACCTGGCCCCGCGAGTCGAACGGCTCGGTGGCGAGGGATCCCTGGCGACCGTGACGCCCGCGGTCGTGGAGCTGGAGTCCCCGAGGAACCCGCTCCTCTCGTACGAGGTGCCCTTCCCCTGTGTGTGGGTCGCCCCCTTCGAGCGGCGCGCCGTGGACGTCCTCGACGACTCGTTGGTCCTGTCTCTGCACACCGAGGACATGGCTCTTGTCGCAGAGGCGACGGAACTCACGGCGGTCTCCAACGTGTACCGGAGCAAGCCGACCTCCTGGCTCCATCCGGACGTGCCGCACGACGGGTTCCTCGGGGAGTTCCTGATGCGGGCCAAGGGGCTGGCCCACAGCCGCCGGTGA
- a CDS encoding 3-deoxy-7-phosphoheptulonate synthase, producing MLAEITTDSVVENSPGDIGGQYRTHAATTPHGLMSELPLSRAAARSVSDGRLLTRRVLSGGDDRLLAVVGPCSIHDVNAGLAYAKSLGELAADLADDLAVVMRVYVEKPRTTVGWTGLLTDPALDGSLDVNHGLRTVRTLMLEIAEQGLPIATEWLSPSAPVYLADLISWGAIGARTVESQVHRQLASGLPMPVGMKNGSTGSVDVAVDAIRSAAAPHTYLGVDRDGRAVTLRTTGNPDCHVVLRGGPGRPNYYPENVRETARLLAAAGLPTGLVIDASHGNSGKDHEQQAVVAREIGAQVAAGNTDIRGVMLEGFLIPGRQELGLQDPVFGQSVTDACMGWDATVAVLHDLAAAARQRRAVTAAAR from the coding sequence ATGCTGGCCGAGATAACCACTGATTCCGTGGTCGAAAATTCACCGGGTGACATCGGCGGGCAATACCGTACGCACGCGGCGACCACCCCCCACGGGCTCATGAGCGAGCTGCCGCTGAGCCGGGCCGCGGCCCGTTCGGTGAGCGACGGCCGCCTGCTGACCCGCCGTGTGCTGAGCGGCGGCGACGACCGGCTGCTCGCCGTGGTCGGGCCGTGCTCGATCCACGACGTGAACGCCGGTCTGGCGTACGCGAAGTCGCTCGGTGAACTGGCCGCCGACCTCGCCGACGACCTGGCGGTCGTCATGCGGGTGTACGTCGAGAAGCCCCGGACCACGGTCGGCTGGACCGGGCTGCTCACCGACCCGGCTCTCGACGGCAGCCTGGACGTCAACCACGGGCTGCGTACGGTGCGGACGCTCATGCTGGAGATCGCCGAACAGGGGCTGCCCATCGCGACCGAGTGGCTGAGCCCGTCGGCTCCGGTGTACCTGGCCGACCTGATCTCCTGGGGCGCCATCGGTGCGCGGACCGTGGAGAGCCAGGTGCACCGACAGCTTGCGAGCGGCCTCCCCATGCCCGTGGGCATGAAGAACGGCAGCACCGGCTCCGTGGATGTCGCCGTCGACGCCATCCGGTCCGCAGCCGCGCCGCACACCTACCTCGGCGTCGACCGGGACGGCAGGGCGGTCACGCTGCGGACGACCGGGAACCCCGACTGCCACGTGGTGCTCCGGGGCGGTCCTGGCCGGCCCAACTACTACCCCGAGAACGTGCGCGAGACGGCACGGCTCCTGGCCGCGGCCGGGCTGCCGACCGGCCTGGTCATCGACGCCAGCCACGGCAACAGCGGCAAGGACCACGAGCAACAGGCCGTGGTCGCACGGGAGATCGGGGCGCAGGTCGCGGCCGGCAACACGGACATCCGCGGCGTCATGCTGGAGGGCTTCCTGATCCCCGGGCGCCAAGAACTCGGCCTCCAGGATCCCGTGTTCGGCCAGAGCGTCACCGATGCCTGCATGGGCTGGGACGCCACCGTGGCCGTGCTCCACGACCTCGCGGCCGCGGCCCGTCAGCGCCGTGCCGTGACGGCCGCGGCGCGCTGA
- the cobA gene encoding uroporphyrinogen-III C-methyltransferase: protein MPAARLSHSVARPLSAELDLAERRVVVFGGEPAALRYLARLGRTGAHITVVAPAVCPAIGAMAQAGRIRWHERSWQPEDLDDVWYAVACTPEHNEAIALAAEHKRVFCTRADTQGAADVRPDHPAQGVALIGAGPGDPDLITVRGRELLATADVVIVDRLAPLALLADLRPGAEIIDAAKLPYSRTMAQEHINEVMVDRALSGRFVVRLKGGDPYLFGCGFEEVSACAKAGVPVTVVPGVSSALAAPALAGIPVTHRGMAQEVTIVSGHVPTDHAASLVDWSALGRLRGTLVILMGVTHVAKSSELLIRAGRDAATPVVVVQDAATRFQRVLRSTLADLAQDCATHHIAPPAVFVVGPTAGLEAPQAQDAAEAPHTLVP, encoded by the coding sequence ATTCCCGCAGCTCGTCTTTCACATTCCGTGGCACGACCCTTGTCGGCCGAGCTTGATCTGGCGGAGCGCCGGGTGGTCGTGTTCGGAGGGGAGCCCGCTGCCCTGCGGTACCTCGCGCGCCTTGGCCGTACCGGTGCGCACATCACAGTCGTGGCGCCTGCCGTGTGCCCCGCGATCGGAGCCATGGCGCAGGCGGGACGGATCCGGTGGCACGAGCGGTCATGGCAGCCAGAGGACCTGGACGACGTCTGGTACGCGGTCGCCTGCACCCCGGAACACAACGAGGCCATCGCCCTGGCCGCCGAGCACAAGCGGGTATTCTGCACCCGCGCGGACACGCAGGGCGCAGCGGACGTCCGCCCGGACCATCCGGCTCAGGGCGTAGCCCTGATCGGCGCCGGACCAGGAGATCCGGACCTGATCACCGTGAGGGGCAGGGAGCTGCTCGCCACCGCCGACGTGGTCATTGTCGACCGGCTGGCACCGCTCGCGTTGTTGGCCGACCTCCGGCCGGGGGCGGAGATCATCGACGCGGCCAAACTGCCCTACAGCCGGACCATGGCCCAAGAGCACATCAACGAGGTCATGGTCGACCGTGCCCTGTCGGGACGGTTCGTGGTCCGACTCAAGGGCGGAGACCCGTACCTGTTCGGATGCGGCTTCGAAGAAGTCTCCGCCTGTGCGAAGGCGGGCGTGCCGGTCACCGTGGTACCCGGAGTCAGCAGTGCACTGGCTGCACCGGCGCTGGCGGGAATCCCGGTGACCCACCGCGGCATGGCCCAGGAAGTGACCATCGTCTCCGGGCACGTACCCACCGATCACGCCGCAAGCCTCGTCGACTGGTCCGCTCTCGGCCGGCTCAGGGGCACCCTGGTCATCCTCATGGGCGTCACGCACGTGGCCAAGAGCAGCGAGCTGCTAATCCGAGCGGGACGGGACGCGGCCACACCGGTCGTCGTCGTCCAGGACGCCGCCACCCGCTTCCAGCGCGTACTGCGCTCCACGCTGGCGGACCTCGCCCAGGACTGCGCAACTCACCACATCGCACCACCCGCCGTGTTCGTCGTCGGCCCGACGGCAGGACTGGAAGCCCCCCAGGCGCAGGACGCGGCCGAAGCACCGCACACGCTCGTGCCCTGA
- a CDS encoding MFS transporter, with protein sequence MRTTQSGANTAAEAGESPEDAPGRPGSPRAALVAAVLGFFVITIDVSGVNVALPAMRADLGGMMSGLQWVVDSYTLMFAALMLSAGALSDAVGARRAYGWGLGVFTLASLACGAAPTLGVLIAARVVQGSAAAVMVPSSLALIRQAFSDPAERARGIALWTVGGAVAIAAGPVLGGLLTTEWSWRAVFCLNVPTGIIGFLALMRATRSPRHSVAFDLPGQVTAILSLAALTFAVIEGGHDGFTGTVLAATVIAVLSAAGFVAIEARRRDPMLPLELFRLRGVTVPVISGFALNAAFYGGVFVLSLFFQEQRGQSALSAGLMFVPMALITANVNYLSPRAVTRFGRRPVVIAGLLIVALGCGVLLPIDPGTPPWATALLMIPLGIGGSLAMPALTSLMLDSVAAERAGTAAALLNTSRQTGGAVSIAAFGALLAGDFMSGMRESLLSAACLLVVMALGAGALLPRR encoded by the coding sequence ATGCGTACGACGCAGTCCGGCGCGAACACGGCAGCTGAGGCGGGCGAATCCCCCGAGGACGCCCCGGGACGGCCGGGTTCCCCTCGCGCGGCTCTGGTCGCCGCCGTCCTCGGCTTCTTCGTGATCACGATCGATGTCTCCGGCGTCAACGTCGCGCTGCCCGCCATGCGGGCCGACCTCGGCGGCATGATGTCCGGTCTCCAATGGGTCGTCGACAGCTACACGCTGATGTTCGCGGCGCTGATGCTCTCCGCCGGCGCGCTCTCGGACGCGGTGGGGGCGCGACGCGCGTACGGCTGGGGGCTCGGCGTCTTCACTCTCGCCTCGCTGGCCTGCGGGGCGGCGCCGACGCTCGGGGTGCTGATCGCGGCCCGCGTGGTGCAGGGCAGCGCGGCGGCGGTCATGGTGCCCTCCTCGCTGGCACTGATCCGGCAGGCGTTCTCCGATCCTGCCGAGCGGGCGCGTGGCATCGCGCTGTGGACGGTCGGCGGCGCGGTGGCGATCGCCGCGGGGCCCGTCCTGGGCGGCCTGCTCACCACGGAGTGGAGCTGGCGCGCCGTGTTCTGCCTCAACGTGCCCACCGGGATCATCGGGTTCCTGGCTCTGATGCGGGCGACGCGCTCCCCGCGCCACTCCGTCGCGTTCGACCTGCCGGGACAGGTGACCGCCATACTGTCGCTGGCCGCGCTGACCTTCGCCGTGATCGAGGGCGGGCACGACGGGTTCACCGGCACCGTCCTTGCCGCGACCGTGATCGCGGTGCTGTCCGCGGCCGGTTTCGTGGCCATCGAGGCCCGGCGGCGCGATCCGATGCTGCCGCTGGAGCTGTTCCGGCTGCGCGGCGTGACCGTGCCGGTGATCTCGGGCTTCGCCCTCAACGCCGCCTTCTACGGCGGGGTGTTCGTGCTGAGTCTCTTCTTCCAGGAGCAGCGGGGGCAGTCGGCGCTCTCGGCCGGCCTGATGTTCGTGCCGATGGCGCTGATCACCGCCAATGTCAACTATCTCTCGCCTCGGGCGGTCACCCGCTTCGGCCGACGGCCCGTGGTCATCGCCGGACTGCTGATCGTCGCGCTGGGCTGCGGCGTGCTGCTCCCCATCGACCCCGGCACGCCGCCGTGGGCGACCGCCCTGCTGATGATCCCGCTGGGCATCGGGGGCTCCCTTGCCATGCCGGCGCTGACCTCCCTGATGCTGGACAGCGTCGCCGCGGAGCGGGCCGGCACGGCGGCGGCGCTGCTCAACACCAGTCGCCAGACGGGCGGAGCCGTGAGCATCGCCGCCTTCGGCGCGCTCCTCGCCGGCGACTTCATGTCGGGCATGAGGGAGAGCCTGCTGAGCGCCGCCTGTCTGCTGGTGGTCATGGCCCTTGGCGCGGGGGCGCTGCTGCCCCGGCGCTGA
- a CDS encoding acyl carrier protein, translating to MHTVDRTEISIRVLALLEKRFGDAARSLAPDADLSDALPGFDSLVALEYVTAVEGEFGFEVDFVGDDVRYWFSTLARTTEYVRERVEDQAA from the coding sequence ATGCACACAGTTGACCGGACCGAGATCAGCATCCGCGTCCTGGCCCTCCTTGAGAAGCGCTTCGGCGACGCCGCCCGCTCGCTGGCCCCGGACGCCGACCTGTCCGACGCCCTGCCGGGCTTCGACAGCCTGGTGGCACTTGAGTACGTCACCGCTGTCGAGGGCGAGTTCGGCTTCGAGGTCGACTTCGTCGGCGACGACGTGCGCTATTGGTTCAGCACCCTCGCCCGGACCACCGAGTACGTGCGCGAGCGCGTCGAGGACCAGGCGGCATGA
- a CDS encoding helix-turn-helix transcriptional regulator, with protein sequence MSEGTELGRFLRARRGQVRPQDVGLRTGTGVRRTPGLRREELATLAGVSVDYYTRLERGRETRPSPAVVAALGEALQLSDDALHRLHELVALAAGQPPTPSPGPARTVRESLRVLLETVRPAPAYVVSRTNDVLAANRPGLRLFSGITDWPWEHRNITRYMFLHPMGRKLYRDWEEMAAHSAGHLRAVAGADPDMPELAQLVGELVVKSPEFARLWERYDVKERGGGEKHFRHPEVGSLCLSFEVMTISRTDGQRLVTYQAPPGTPDHDAMLLLDMASPGEVALPEGAERQEGAER encoded by the coding sequence ATGAGCGAAGGTACGGAACTGGGCCGTTTTCTCCGCGCCCGCCGCGGGCAGGTGCGCCCCCAGGACGTGGGACTGCGGACCGGCACGGGCGTCCGCCGCACCCCGGGGCTGCGCCGCGAGGAACTGGCGACCCTCGCCGGGGTGAGCGTCGACTACTACACGCGTCTGGAGCGCGGCCGCGAGACGCGGCCCTCACCCGCCGTGGTCGCCGCGCTCGGCGAGGCGCTCCAGCTCTCCGACGACGCGCTGCACCGGCTGCACGAGCTGGTGGCGCTCGCCGCGGGTCAGCCGCCGACGCCGTCCCCGGGACCGGCGCGGACGGTGCGGGAGTCGTTGCGCGTCCTGCTGGAGACGGTGCGCCCCGCCCCGGCGTACGTCGTCAGCCGCACCAACGACGTACTGGCCGCCAACCGGCCCGGTCTGCGTCTCTTCTCCGGCATCACGGACTGGCCGTGGGAGCACCGCAACATCACGCGCTACATGTTCCTGCACCCCATGGGCCGCAAGCTGTACCGCGACTGGGAGGAGATGGCGGCGCACAGCGCGGGCCACCTGCGCGCGGTGGCCGGCGCCGACCCGGACATGCCGGAACTGGCCCAGCTCGTGGGCGAACTCGTGGTGAAGAGCCCGGAGTTCGCCCGGCTCTGGGAGCGGTACGACGTGAAGGAGCGCGGCGGCGGCGAGAAACACTTCCGGCACCCGGAGGTCGGCTCGCTCTGCCTCTCCTTCGAGGTGATGACGATCTCCCGCACGGACGGTCAGCGCCTCGTCACCTACCAAGCCCCGCCCGGCACCCCGGACCACGACGCGATGCTGCTCCTTGACATGGCGAGCCCCGGGGAGGTGGCGCTGCCCGAGGGGGCCGAGCGGCAGGAAGGGGCCGAGCGGTAG
- a CDS encoding cobalt-precorrin-4/precorrin-4 C(11)-methyltransferase, protein MTVYFVGAGPGAADLITIRGRDLLGRCGLCLYPGSMTPIDLLAFCPSDATVVDASSLPLGEALARMVSAHRRGVDVVRLCSGDPSLYSTLAEQIRMLDKEDVPHVVVPGVSAFAASAAVLGRELTVPGVGQSLVITRVRSRPGSMPEGETLSNFAQTGTTLAIYLVINHVDQVVEELLPYYGANCPAAVVALASQRGEQVVRSTLACLAHDVREAGVTRIATLLVGRTLEAEGFPDSFLHSDTNG, encoded by the coding sequence ATGACTGTGTACTTCGTCGGCGCCGGGCCCGGCGCGGCGGATTTGATCACCATCCGGGGTCGAGACCTCCTGGGTCGCTGCGGTCTGTGTCTCTATCCGGGGAGCATGACCCCCATTGATCTGCTCGCCTTCTGCCCGTCGGATGCGACCGTTGTCGACGCATCGAGCCTTCCGCTCGGCGAAGCCTTGGCGCGGATGGTCTCGGCGCATCGGCGGGGCGTGGACGTCGTGCGCCTGTGCTCGGGGGACCCGTCGCTCTACAGCACGCTCGCCGAGCAGATCCGCATGCTGGACAAGGAGGACGTGCCGCACGTGGTAGTACCGGGCGTGTCCGCATTCGCGGCCTCCGCTGCCGTCTTGGGCCGTGAGCTGACCGTTCCCGGAGTTGGGCAGAGTCTGGTCATCACGCGGGTCAGGTCGCGGCCGGGCTCGATGCCCGAGGGGGAGACGCTGTCGAACTTCGCGCAGACCGGGACGACGCTCGCGATCTACCTGGTGATCAATCATGTGGACCAGGTCGTCGAGGAGCTGCTTCCGTACTACGGCGCCAACTGCCCAGCGGCGGTAGTGGCGTTGGCGAGTCAGCGCGGTGAGCAGGTCGTGCGCTCGACGCTCGCGTGCCTGGCTCACGATGTGCGTGAGGCCGGAGTGACACGCATCGCGACGCTGCTGGTGGGCCGGACCCTCGAAGCCGAGGGATTCCCGGACAGCTTTCTGCACTCCGATACGAATGGATGA